From a region of the Gemmatimonadales bacterium genome:
- a CDS encoding cob(I)yrinic acid a,c-diamide adenosyltransferase: protein MKIYTRTGDAGETSLAGGTRVPKDDVRVAAYGDVDEANAAIGAARATPPAELADPLLAQIQRDLFAIGGALAARDPGSLRPEQRAKLAVSAERIRALEQAIDEAERDLAPLKQFVLPAGSPKAAALHLARTVCRRAERSTVHLAHEQPVAPEILVYLNRLSDLLFVLARQANARAGRPDVTW, encoded by the coding sequence GTGAAGATCTACACCAGGACGGGAGACGCGGGCGAGACCTCGCTCGCCGGCGGCACCCGCGTCCCCAAGGACGACGTGCGGGTCGCCGCCTACGGCGACGTGGACGAGGCCAACGCGGCCATCGGCGCCGCGCGCGCCACCCCGCCCGCCGAGCTCGCGGACCCGCTGCTGGCGCAGATCCAGCGCGACCTGTTCGCCATCGGCGGCGCCCTGGCCGCGCGCGACCCCGGCTCGCTCCGTCCCGAGCAGCGTGCCAAGCTCGCCGTGAGCGCCGAGCGGATCCGCGCCCTCGAGCAGGCCATCGACGAGGCCGAGCGCGACCTCGCACCGCTCAAGCAGTTCGTGCTGCCGGCCGGCTCGCCGAAGGCGGCCGCCCTGCACCTCGCGCGCACGGTCTGCCGCCGCGCCGAGCGCTCGACCGTCCATCTGGCGCACGAGCAGCCCGTCGCTCCGGAAATCCTCGTCTACCTCAACCGTCTCTCGGATCTGCTGTTCGTGCTCGCACGCCAGGCCAACGCGCGCGCGGGCCGGCCCGACGTCACGTGGTGA
- a CDS encoding FAD-linked oxidase C-terminal domain-containing protein: protein MEHASLVEELSGIVGARFVRTERAELATFASDGLPTLRRTPALVVLPGSAPEVSAVLAALARRGVPFVARGAGTGLSGGALGEAPAVLVTLTRLARILAIDPANRRAVVEPGVVNATLSRAAAPFGLMYAPDPSSQTACTIGGNVAENAGGPHCLKYGVTTNHVLWLDVVLPSGETVRLGGAGGEPWGPDLAGVFVGSEGMFGIATRIAVRLVPVPAQVRTMLADYTSLRLAGEAVTAIIAAGIVPAALEMMDHNAIEMVESSVYAAGYPVDAAAVLLVELDGGPAAVEADAADTLALLEESGARTVRVATGAAEREKLWQGRKKAFGAMGRISADLVVQDAVVPRTALPDVLEEIAAIGRRHRLRVTNVFHAGDGNLHPNLSFDASDPDQLERVHAAGDEIIRACVAAGGTITGEHGVGLDKLAYMPLVFGADELGLMAAVRRVFDPAELANPGKVVPALQCREWRPWSDS, encoded by the coding sequence ATGGAACACGCGAGCCTCGTCGAAGAGCTGTCCGGCATCGTCGGCGCGCGCTTCGTCCGCACCGAGCGGGCCGAGCTCGCCACTTTCGCGTCGGACGGCTTGCCCACCCTGCGACGCACGCCGGCGCTGGTGGTGCTGCCCGGCTCCGCACCGGAGGTGAGCGCCGTCCTCGCGGCCCTGGCGCGGCGCGGCGTCCCGTTCGTCGCGCGCGGCGCCGGCACGGGCCTCTCCGGCGGAGCCCTGGGCGAGGCCCCGGCCGTGCTGGTCACGTTGACCCGGCTGGCGCGCATCCTCGCGATCGATCCCGCCAACCGGCGCGCCGTGGTCGAGCCCGGCGTCGTCAACGCCACGCTGAGCCGGGCGGCCGCGCCGTTCGGCCTGATGTACGCGCCCGATCCCTCCAGCCAGACCGCCTGCACCATCGGCGGCAACGTCGCGGAGAACGCCGGCGGGCCCCACTGCCTCAAGTACGGGGTCACGACCAACCACGTGCTGTGGCTCGACGTCGTGCTGCCGTCGGGCGAAACGGTGCGGCTGGGCGGCGCGGGCGGCGAGCCCTGGGGCCCGGATCTGGCCGGCGTCTTCGTCGGCAGCGAGGGGATGTTCGGCATCGCCACCCGGATCGCGGTCCGGCTGGTGCCCGTGCCCGCGCAGGTGCGCACCATGCTCGCCGACTACACGAGCCTGCGGCTCGCGGGCGAGGCGGTGACCGCGATCATCGCCGCGGGCATCGTGCCGGCGGCGCTCGAGATGATGGACCACAACGCGATCGAGATGGTCGAGTCGAGCGTCTACGCCGCCGGCTATCCGGTCGACGCCGCCGCGGTGCTGCTGGTCGAGCTGGACGGTGGCCCGGCGGCGGTCGAGGCGGACGCCGCCGACACCCTCGCCCTGCTCGAGGAGTCGGGCGCGCGGACGGTGCGGGTCGCCACCGGCGCCGCGGAGCGGGAGAAGCTCTGGCAGGGGCGGAAGAAGGCGTTCGGCGCGATGGGGAGGATCAGCGCCGATCTCGTGGTGCAGGACGCCGTCGTGCCGCGCACGGCGCTGCCCGACGTGCTGGAGGAGATCGCCGCGATCGGCCGGCGGCACCGGCTGCGCGTCACCAACGTCTTCCACGCCGGCGACGGCAACCTCCATCCCAACCTCAGCTTCGACGCGTCCGATCCCGACCAGCTCGAGCGGGTGCACGCCGCCGGCGACGAGATCATCCGCGCCTGCGTGGCGGCCGGCGGCACGATCACCGGAGAGCACGGCGTCGGCCTGGACAAGCTCGCCTACATGCCCCTGGTGTTCGGCGCCGACGAGCTGGGCCTGATGGCGGCGGTGCGACGGGTCTTCGATCCGGCCGAGCTGGCCAACCCCGGCAAGGTCGTCCCCGCCCTGCAGTGCCGCGAGTGGCGGCCCTGGAGCGACTCGTGA
- the aroB gene encoding 3-dehydroquinate synthase encodes MTVRIPLTADQGTPYEVVVGCGVWSRLPRLLAERCPAHLYAVVTDSRVDTLYGKRIADLLAAAGLTARAFVFPAGEWNKVRETWADLCDRMVAAGVGRDAAVVALGGGVVGDLAGFVAATLHRGIPWVQVPTTVLAMIDASIGGKTGVDLPAGKNLVGAFHQPRLVLADVESLATLPRNQVAAGCAEAVKHGVVADAAYADDLGRAAAACLSRTLDTLQAVIERSIRIKGEIVAADASERGRRQVLNFGHTVGHAVEATSGYALLHGEAVAIGMAVEAALAEAAGIASPGTRARVLELLGHFDLPTTVPETVACDDLLEAMRADKKVRAGALRFALPAAIGRMAHGADGAWTVEMSPAQVRGALEACR; translated from the coding sequence GTGACCGTCCGCATCCCGCTCACCGCGGACCAGGGGACGCCGTACGAGGTCGTCGTCGGTTGCGGCGTGTGGAGCCGCCTGCCCCGGCTGCTCGCCGAGCGATGCCCGGCCCACCTGTACGCGGTCGTCACCGACAGCCGGGTGGACACGCTGTACGGCAAGCGGATCGCCGACCTCCTCGCGGCCGCCGGTCTCACGGCGCGCGCGTTCGTCTTCCCCGCCGGCGAGTGGAACAAGGTCCGCGAGACCTGGGCGGACCTGTGCGACCGGATGGTGGCGGCGGGCGTCGGCCGGGATGCGGCGGTCGTGGCGCTCGGCGGCGGCGTGGTGGGAGACCTCGCCGGGTTCGTCGCCGCGACGCTGCACCGTGGCATCCCCTGGGTCCAGGTCCCTACCACCGTGCTGGCGATGATCGATGCGTCCATCGGCGGCAAGACCGGTGTGGACCTGCCGGCCGGCAAGAACCTCGTCGGCGCCTTCCACCAGCCGCGCCTGGTGCTGGCCGACGTCGAGTCGCTCGCCACGCTGCCGCGGAACCAGGTCGCCGCGGGCTGCGCCGAGGCGGTCAAGCACGGCGTCGTCGCCGACGCCGCCTACGCGGACGACCTCGGGCGCGCGGCCGCCGCGTGCCTCTCGCGCACCCTCGACACCCTGCAAGCGGTCATCGAGCGGAGCATCCGCATCAAGGGCGAGATCGTCGCTGCGGACGCCTCCGAGCGCGGGCGCCGCCAGGTGCTGAACTTCGGGCACACGGTGGGGCACGCCGTGGAGGCCACGAGCGGCTACGCGCTGCTCCACGGCGAGGCGGTCGCCATCGGCATGGCGGTCGAGGCTGCGCTCGCCGAGGCGGCCGGGATCGCCTCGCCGGGAACCCGCGCGAGGGTGCTCGAGCTGCTCGGCCACTTCGACCTCCCCACCACGGTGCCGGAGACGGTCGCGTGCGACGACCTGCTCGAGGCCATGCGCGCGGACAAGAAAGTGCGCGCCGGCGCGCTGCGCTTCGCGCTCCCGGCCGCCATCGGCCGGATGGCGCACGGTGCGGACGGTGCCTGGACGGTGGAGATGAGCCCGGCGCAGGTTCGTGGCGCCCTCGAGGCCTGCCGCTAG
- a CDS encoding BamA/TamA family outer membrane protein, whose product MRPWLVIAVAVLGVRDLAAQAQAPERTVTSVRFRGNHAIDILTLEAAIATSASSWTYRVPLLKHLGLGQRRLFDELEFRRDVVRLQILYRLHGFFEARVDTSVTRTARTADVVFRIDEGPPVLVDSIVVRGVDSVMDTHRLSGRLPLAEGKPFDRAEFDASADTVALALENRGYPFAAVFRNYTVDRAARTASVEYQAVPGRRARVGDIVIGGNQAVGARIIQRSLAVRDGDWFSQDALYDSQRSLYQTDLFRYVSVGIAADSVVAGADSLVRVQVQVNEGPRSRLRAGVGYGTIDCVRAQATLSTGNFLGNGLRLDLAGKVSKLGVGSPTDWGLSNSICSALSGDPFSERINYLASATFTQPAVFGRRSTLTQTDFAERRSEYKAFERNGIGSSVAASFGLGRASLLTVSYRLTYGSTTADTAVYCVYFDRCEQQAIDVLKERHRQAALSVSLERNTANSPIEPSGGSVLSLELSHASPLVGSEQLISYNKAVAEGSWYWQLERGWVVALRARGGVIRPGVAFVADTSIRFVPPEERFYAGGPASVRGFGRNEMGPLVYVADTVLVDSVTGASVPVNLRISPVGSYAIGLANFELRMPSPVWPSRLRLAAFVDAGELWDQTSAGLIPSGLKVTPGVGLRVGTPLGPVRLDVAYNDYPRQRGPLYEVIRTSSGAPQELRLVEPDYPGPPRGTAFFQRLQFQFSVGEAY is encoded by the coding sequence GTGAGACCGTGGCTCGTGATCGCCGTCGCGGTGCTCGGTGTCCGCGACCTCGCGGCCCAGGCGCAGGCTCCCGAGCGCACGGTCACGTCGGTGCGGTTTCGCGGGAACCACGCGATCGACATCCTCACGCTCGAGGCGGCGATCGCCACCAGCGCGTCGAGCTGGACCTACCGCGTGCCGCTCCTCAAGCACCTCGGGCTCGGCCAGCGGCGGCTGTTCGACGAGCTGGAGTTCCGCCGGGACGTGGTGCGCCTCCAGATCCTGTACCGCCTGCACGGCTTCTTCGAGGCCCGGGTGGACACGTCGGTGACCCGCACGGCCCGCACGGCGGACGTGGTCTTCCGGATCGACGAGGGGCCACCGGTGCTGGTGGATTCGATCGTGGTGCGGGGCGTGGATAGCGTGATGGACACGCACCGGCTGAGCGGGCGGCTGCCGCTGGCCGAGGGGAAGCCGTTCGACCGGGCCGAGTTCGACGCGTCCGCGGACACCGTGGCGCTGGCGCTGGAGAACCGCGGGTACCCGTTCGCCGCGGTGTTCCGCAACTACACGGTGGACCGGGCGGCCCGGACGGCGTCCGTCGAATACCAGGCGGTGCCCGGGCGACGCGCGCGCGTCGGCGACATCGTCATCGGCGGCAACCAGGCGGTGGGCGCCCGCATCATCCAGCGTTCCCTGGCCGTGCGCGACGGCGACTGGTTCAGCCAGGACGCGCTGTACGATTCCCAGCGCAGCCTGTACCAGACCGACCTGTTCCGCTACGTGAGCGTCGGCATCGCGGCCGACTCGGTCGTGGCGGGCGCCGACTCGCTGGTACGGGTGCAGGTGCAGGTGAACGAGGGCCCGCGCTCGCGGCTGCGGGCGGGGGTCGGCTACGGGACCATCGACTGCGTCCGCGCGCAGGCCACGCTGTCGACCGGCAACTTCCTGGGAAACGGGCTGCGGCTGGATCTGGCGGGCAAGGTCTCCAAGCTCGGCGTGGGGTCGCCCACCGACTGGGGGCTGAGCAACTCGATCTGCTCGGCGTTGTCGGGGGACCCGTTCTCGGAGCGGATCAACTACCTCGCGTCGGCGACCTTCACGCAGCCGGCCGTGTTCGGGCGTCGCAGCACGCTCACCCAGACCGACTTCGCCGAGCGCCGGTCGGAGTACAAGGCGTTCGAGCGGAACGGCATCGGCAGCTCGGTCGCGGCGTCGTTCGGGCTGGGGCGCGCCTCGCTCCTGACGGTGTCGTACCGCCTGACCTACGGCAGCACCACGGCCGACACCGCCGTGTACTGCGTGTACTTCGACCGGTGCGAGCAGCAGGCGATCGACGTGCTGAAGGAGCGGCATCGCCAGGCGGCGCTGTCCGTGTCGCTCGAGCGGAACACCGCGAACTCGCCGATCGAGCCGAGCGGCGGCTCGGTGCTCTCGCTCGAGCTGTCACACGCGTCCCCGCTCGTCGGGTCGGAGCAGCTGATCTCCTACAACAAGGCGGTGGCGGAAGGCTCGTGGTACTGGCAGCTGGAGCGCGGCTGGGTCGTGGCGCTGCGCGCGCGCGGCGGGGTGATCCGGCCGGGGGTCGCGTTCGTGGCGGACACGTCCATCCGCTTCGTGCCGCCGGAGGAGCGCTTCTACGCCGGGGGGCCGGCGTCGGTCCGGGGGTTCGGACGCAACGAGATGGGGCCGCTCGTGTACGTGGCGGACACGGTGCTCGTGGACTCCGTCACCGGTGCCAGCGTGCCGGTCAACCTGAGGATCTCGCCGGTCGGCAGCTATGCGATCGGCCTCGCGAACTTCGAGCTGCGCATGCCCTCGCCGGTGTGGCCGAGCCGGCTTCGGCTGGCGGCCTTCGTGGACGCGGGTGAGCTGTGGGACCAGACCTCGGCGGGGTTGATCCCGTCGGGGCTCAAGGTGACGCCGGGCGTCGGCCTGCGGGTGGGCACGCCGCTCGGACCGGTGCGGCTGGACGTCGCCTACAACGACTACCCGCGCCAGCGGGGCCCGCTGTACGAGGTCATCCGCACCTCCAGCGGCGCACCGCAGGAGCTGCGGCTGGTGGAGCCGGACTATCCCGGTCCCCCGCGCGGCACGGCGTTCTTCCAGCGCCTGCAGTTCCAGTTCAGCGTGGGGGAGGCGTACTAG
- a CDS encoding RNA polymerase sigma factor RpoD/SigA gives MLERHNGKAKSFFRQSASGAFDQYLQDIQKLPLIDDPAEERRLARLARRGDPAAAERLVTANLRFVISYVKKYQGHGLDLSELVAIGNEGLLKAVRKFDPEQGVKFISYAVWWVRQAVLKALAEQTRSVRIPLNQNAQLIKMSRTEMVLAQELGREPTDGEVARALGDTVDNVRTARRMTAVEVSLDAPVDRTDRDAATLGERFAGVEGGEIEETTDSKLMRGFIDRVFKKYLTPRERKILYLYYGLEQGSEAMTLEKIGALMGVTRERIRQIRERAFEKLRECPDGQALMRFWRAA, from the coding sequence ATGCTGGAGCGTCACAACGGCAAGGCCAAGAGCTTCTTTCGTCAGAGCGCCTCGGGAGCCTTCGACCAGTACCTGCAGGACATCCAGAAGCTGCCGCTGATCGACGACCCGGCGGAGGAGCGCCGGCTGGCGCGTCTCGCGCGCCGGGGCGATCCGGCGGCGGCCGAGCGGCTCGTCACGGCGAACCTGCGCTTCGTCATCTCGTACGTGAAGAAGTACCAGGGGCACGGGCTCGATCTCTCGGAGCTGGTGGCGATCGGCAACGAGGGACTGCTCAAGGCCGTGCGGAAGTTCGATCCGGAGCAGGGCGTAAAGTTCATCTCGTACGCGGTGTGGTGGGTGCGCCAGGCCGTCCTCAAGGCGCTGGCCGAGCAGACCCGCAGCGTGCGGATTCCCCTCAATCAGAACGCGCAGCTGATCAAGATGTCGCGGACCGAAATGGTGCTCGCCCAGGAGCTGGGGCGGGAGCCGACGGACGGCGAGGTCGCGCGCGCCCTGGGCGACACGGTGGACAACGTGCGCACGGCCCGGCGGATGACCGCCGTGGAAGTGTCGCTCGACGCCCCGGTGGACCGGACCGATCGGGATGCCGCGACCCTCGGCGAGCGGTTCGCCGGCGTCGAGGGCGGGGAGATCGAGGAGACGACCGACTCGAAGCTGATGCGCGGGTTCATCGACCGCGTGTTCAAGAAGTACCTGACGCCGCGGGAGCGGAAGATCCTGTACCTCTACTACGGCCTGGAGCAGGGCTCCGAGGCGATGACGCTGGAGAAGATCGGGGCGCTGATGGGCGTGACCCGGGAGCGGATCCGCCAGATCCGCGAGCGCGCGTTCGAGAAGCTCCGCGAGTGTCCGGACGGACAGGCGCTGATGCGGTTCTGGAGGGCGGCGTAG
- a CDS encoding heterodisulfide reductase-related iron-sulfur binding cluster, with the protein MTARAWAGLDACVHCGFCLPACPTYEVTADEADSPRGRIVLMRALASGAIPADDPALDRHLDRCLGCRACESVCPSGVVYGPALEAARAGIARARGQSAALIAGLWVLARPARQRPLWLLARLARATRMPELLARGAARNAAGLPDWTVAPPPAVLALAMLAASRPGHSNGRRPPVAGRPSGHGDAVALFRGCVMDGLFGHVHRATVRTLARNDVGVREVPGQACCGALAAHAGEAQSARALARANVLAFDAAAPGLPVVTNSAGCGAMLKSYGEVLADDPMAERAHAFAARVRDVSEVLAERGPRRAGPLRRRVAYDAPCHLFHAQKVVEAPLAVLAAIPGLELVPLEDSERCCGSAGVYSLLQPHLSLDVLERKLRAIAAAAPDVVATGNPGCLMQIGAGALLAGLEVELRHPVELLDLAYGD; encoded by the coding sequence ATGACCGCGCGCGCGTGGGCGGGCCTCGACGCGTGCGTCCACTGCGGGTTCTGTCTGCCGGCCTGTCCCACCTACGAGGTCACCGCCGACGAAGCCGACTCGCCGCGCGGCCGGATCGTGCTGATGCGCGCGCTGGCCAGCGGGGCGATCCCCGCCGACGACCCGGCTTTGGACCGCCACCTCGACCGCTGTCTGGGATGCCGCGCCTGCGAGAGCGTGTGCCCTTCGGGCGTCGTCTACGGCCCCGCGCTCGAGGCGGCGCGCGCGGGCATCGCCCGCGCCCGCGGCCAGAGCGCGGCGCTGATCGCAGGCCTGTGGGTGCTGGCGCGCCCGGCCAGACAGCGGCCCCTGTGGCTGCTCGCGCGCCTCGCACGGGCGACCCGGATGCCCGAGCTGCTGGCGCGAGGCGCGGCCCGCAATGCGGCCGGCCTCCCGGACTGGACGGTCGCGCCGCCGCCGGCCGTGCTCGCGCTGGCCATGCTCGCGGCCTCCCGTCCAGGGCACTCCAACGGCCGTCGGCCCCCGGTTGCCGGGCGGCCGTCCGGCCACGGCGACGCCGTGGCCCTGTTCCGGGGCTGCGTGATGGACGGCCTCTTCGGCCACGTGCACCGGGCGACGGTCCGCACGCTGGCCAGGAACGACGTGGGCGTGCGGGAGGTGCCGGGGCAGGCCTGCTGCGGCGCCCTCGCGGCGCACGCCGGCGAAGCGCAGTCGGCCCGCGCGCTCGCGCGGGCCAACGTGCTCGCGTTCGACGCCGCGGCTCCGGGCCTGCCGGTGGTCACCAACAGCGCCGGCTGCGGGGCGATGCTGAAGTCCTACGGGGAAGTGCTGGCCGACGACCCGATGGCCGAGCGTGCGCACGCCTTCGCCGCGCGGGTGCGCGACGTGAGCGAGGTGCTCGCCGAGCGCGGTCCCCGTCGCGCCGGCCCCCTGCGGCGGCGCGTGGCCTACGACGCGCCGTGCCACCTGTTTCACGCGCAGAAGGTCGTGGAAGCGCCGCTGGCCGTGCTCGCGGCCATCCCCGGGCTGGAGCTGGTGCCGCTGGAGGACAGCGAGCGGTGCTGCGGCAGCGCCGGCGTGTATTCCCTCCTCCAGCCCCACCTCTCCCTGGACGTCCTGGAGCGGAAGCTCCGGGCCATCGCCGCCGCCGCACCCGACGTCGTCGCGACCGGCAACCCGGGCTGCCTGATGCAGATCGGTGCCGGCGCGCTGCTGGCCGGATTGGAGGTCGAGCTGCGGCACCCGGTCGAGCTGCTCGACCTGGCCTACGGCGACTGA
- a CDS encoding FAD-binding oxidoreductase, with product MPQALDGLVGRAGLAALAADVRAAAAEGTALAVRGSGGWWTEPRPGARALPIGGLDTVSDFDPADLVVTVGAGTPLDRLAARLAERGAWLPFDPPGPPSRTVGGALASGGGGPLAAHYGPARDQVLGLAVVAGDGTVVRLGGRVVKNVAGFDLAKLVIGGHGAFGIIAEAHLRLRARPRADRTDVWCGSAAWAERASVAALARAASPAALEVLSPGLSARLGFGDGWSLAARAVGPGPGVAEELEGIARAAASPALRSLDGDAPWTSWRVEVGRWPVVLRLGAEPRTWMRAVELAERHLGPPLAASATVPRGTVRFGVERCSADAMARLRADAARHGWPVILERADPATRTAAGVWGALPPAVERITRALQATFDPPGILAAPLLA from the coding sequence ATGCCGCAAGCGCTCGACGGCCTAGTCGGCCGGGCCGGCCTCGCGGCGCTCGCCGCCGACGTCCGGGCGGCGGCCGCGGAGGGCACGGCGCTCGCGGTGCGCGGCTCCGGCGGCTGGTGGACCGAGCCGCGCCCGGGTGCGCGGGCCCTTCCCATCGGCGGCCTCGACACGGTCTCCGACTTCGATCCGGCGGACCTCGTGGTCACCGTGGGCGCGGGCACGCCGCTCGATCGGCTCGCCGCCCGCCTCGCCGAGCGCGGCGCCTGGCTGCCCTTCGACCCGCCGGGGCCTCCCTCGCGCACCGTGGGCGGGGCCCTGGCCTCGGGGGGGGGCGGCCCGCTCGCCGCCCACTACGGGCCGGCGCGCGACCAGGTGCTCGGCCTCGCCGTCGTGGCGGGCGACGGCACCGTGGTGCGCCTCGGCGGTCGCGTGGTGAAGAACGTCGCCGGCTTCGACCTCGCCAAGCTGGTGATCGGGGGCCACGGCGCGTTCGGCATCATCGCGGAGGCGCATCTGAGGCTGCGTGCCCGTCCGCGGGCCGACCGCACCGACGTCTGGTGCGGCAGCGCCGCGTGGGCGGAGCGCGCGAGCGTGGCCGCGCTGGCCCGGGCTGCGTCGCCGGCGGCCCTGGAGGTGCTGAGCCCCGGGCTGTCGGCGCGACTGGGCTTCGGCGACGGGTGGTCGCTGGCCGCACGCGCCGTGGGGCCCGGCCCCGGGGTCGCCGAAGAGCTGGAAGGGATCGCTCGTGCCGCCGCCTCGCCCGCGCTGCGCTCGCTCGACGGCGACGCGCCGTGGACGTCGTGGAGGGTCGAGGTGGGGCGGTGGCCCGTGGTGCTGCGGCTCGGGGCCGAGCCGCGGACGTGGATGCGCGCGGTGGAGCTGGCGGAGCGCCACCTCGGCCCACCGCTCGCCGCGAGCGCCACCGTCCCGCGCGGCACGGTCCGCTTCGGCGTCGAGCGCTGCTCCGCCGATGCGATGGCGCGGCTGCGCGCGGACGCCGCACGCCACGGCTGGCCCGTGATCCTCGAGCGCGCCGACCCGGCGACCCGGACGGCCGCCGGCGTGTGGGGCGCGCTCCCTCCGGCCGTCGAGCGCATCACCCGCGCGCTCCAGGCCACGTTCGACCCGCCCGGGATCCTCGCCGCGCCGCTGCTCGCATGA
- a CDS encoding phosphodiester glycosidase family protein: protein MFHRGEEQCSFLALAPLATALILAALQAIHPPALDLKVGGVWVPWRAYQPGTPAAVDPLLARAVRWEDARPGLRVGSFEVRVSGGLLVNSVAIVEVDPARYRFALAAARGFAARAADAWMADTGVVGAVNTGLFRPDGTPQGLVLLDGVRYGRRAAWLDAAVVIADGRPRVAEPPALDSVTGPVSAFQVVPWLVRAGRTVLGVSSGLRLSRTHRDRRLTLCLAGDGPVRLLLSNFEVFGGNAGTIPVGLTIPEQAMIAAAAGCADAVALDGGISAQLAVRFPQRVRRMPGWREVPLVMLIRPR, encoded by the coding sequence GTGTTCCATCGGGGTGAGGAGCAATGTAGCTTCCTCGCTCTGGCACCTCTAGCGACCGCGCTGATTCTCGCCGCCCTCCAGGCCATTCACCCTCCCGCACTGGACCTCAAGGTCGGGGGCGTCTGGGTCCCGTGGCGCGCCTACCAGCCGGGGACTCCGGCGGCGGTGGACCCGCTCCTGGCCCGCGCGGTCCGCTGGGAGGACGCGCGGCCCGGACTGCGGGTCGGCAGCTTCGAGGTGCGCGTGTCCGGGGGGCTGCTGGTCAACAGCGTGGCGATCGTCGAGGTCGATCCGGCGCGCTACCGGTTCGCCCTCGCCGCCGCCCGCGGCTTCGCGGCCCGCGCGGCGGACGCATGGATGGCCGACACGGGCGTCGTCGGCGCCGTGAACACCGGTCTGTTCCGCCCGGACGGCACGCCGCAGGGCCTGGTGCTGCTCGACGGCGTGCGGTACGGGCGGCGCGCCGCCTGGCTCGATGCGGCGGTCGTGATCGCGGACGGTCGCCCGCGCGTCGCCGAGCCGCCGGCGCTGGATTCGGTGACCGGGCCGGTGTCGGCGTTCCAGGTGGTCCCCTGGCTGGTGCGCGCCGGTCGCACGGTGCTCGGCGTCAGCTCGGGGCTGCGCCTGTCCCGCACCCACCGCGATCGGCGGCTCACGCTGTGCCTGGCGGGCGACGGCCCGGTGCGGCTGCTGCTCAGCAACTTCGAGGTGTTCGGAGGCAATGCCGGCACCATCCCGGTGGGCCTCACGATCCCCGAGCAGGCGATGATCGCGGCCGCGGCCGGCTGCGCCGACGCCGTGGCGCTCGACGGAGGGATCTCCGCGCAGCTGGCCGTCCGGTTTCCGCAGCGGGTGCGCCGGATGCCGGGCTGGCGCGAGGTGCCTCTGGTGATGTTGATTCGCCCGCGGTAG
- a CDS encoding HAD family phosphatase, with the protein MTDVVLLDFNGVVVDDEPIHFAALRDVLGREGIDVDEATYYTEYLGFDDRVCIREAFRRSGRPLDRPALDRLAADKAARYAAGARAALPLVPGVREFVRAAAAAARIAVVSGALRREITAGLERAGLADVVACVVSAEDVTRCKPDPEGHRRALAAVASPPERVRAVVVEDSTPGLAAARALGAGCVALTTSHARETLAGADLVWDSFEGHLPAELSPLLREIEASGHA; encoded by the coding sequence GTGACCGACGTCGTCCTGCTCGACTTCAACGGCGTCGTCGTGGACGACGAGCCCATCCACTTCGCCGCGCTGCGCGACGTCCTCGGGCGTGAGGGGATCGACGTCGACGAGGCCACGTACTACACGGAGTACCTCGGGTTCGACGACCGCGTGTGCATTCGCGAGGCGTTCCGGCGCTCGGGGCGGCCGCTGGACCGGCCGGCCCTCGACCGCCTCGCGGCCGACAAGGCCGCGCGCTACGCCGCCGGCGCCCGCGCCGCCCTGCCTCTGGTTCCCGGGGTGCGCGAGTTCGTGCGCGCCGCCGCGGCCGCCGCGCGCATCGCCGTGGTGAGCGGCGCCCTGCGCCGCGAGATCACCGCCGGCCTCGAGCGCGCGGGCCTGGCCGACGTGGTCGCCTGCGTGGTGAGCGCCGAGGACGTCACGCGGTGCAAGCCGGACCCGGAAGGACACCGCCGCGCGCTGGCCGCCGTCGCCAGCCCGCCGGAGCGCGTGCGGGCCGTCGTGGTGGAGGACTCGACGCCTGGGCTCGCCGCCGCGCGCGCCCTGGGTGCGGGCTGCGTCGCGCTCACGACCTCGCACGCGCGCGAGACTCTCGCCGGCGCCGACCTGGTGTGGGACTCGTTCGAAGGGCACCTGCCCGCCGAGCTGTCGCCGCTGCTGCGGGAGATCGAGGCATCCGGGCATGCCTGA